In Candidatus Paceibacterota bacterium, a genomic segment contains:
- a CDS encoding bL28 family ribosomal protein, whose translation MAKVCAVTKKSSLMVGGYSNRTRATQFNPIGAKRKYANLQTKKIFIPELNKSVRVTLSARGIKTVQKNGPFATLKKAGLI comes from the coding sequence ATGGCAAAAGTATGCGCAGTCACAAAAAAGAGCTCTCTCATGGTTGGAGGCTACTCAAACCGTACCCGTGCTACCCAATTTAACCCTATTGGCGCAAAGCGAAAGTACGCAAACCTTCAGACAAAGAAGATTTTTATTCCTGAACTTAATAAGTCAGTACGAGTAACTCTCTCAGCTCGAGGAATCAAGACAGTCCAGAAGAACGGACCATTCGCAACACTCAAGAAAGCAGGGCTCATCTAG
- a CDS encoding DNA polymerase IV, with amino-acid sequence MNNPLSIRSFPKAIVHFDGDAFFASVEQARNWKLRGKPVATGGERNIIASMSYEAKRRGVTRAMTIKDAKAVCPDLVMLRSDYELYSLYARRMYTIVRRFTSAVEEYSIDECFADITGLRAYHHMSYEKITALIKDTLEQELNVTFGAGLGPNKSIAKIASKWQKPAGLTVIPGRKIHEYLGQIPIGKIWGIGFSTAEMLRKRGVQTALDFALKSEAWLDEYRIAKPYKEIWHEFHGRFAKEINADPHSDIASVVVSRTFTPPSKDRSFILSELSKNIEGACHKLRFHGMRSDSMLFKLKTQNFTYVSHSVSLAVPTSTPGDFINLMQRVFDKIFDPGAEYRASGVSFHHLSPEDGSQLSLFDSDSEEHMKSRESVFTTIDTINHKLGTQAIYLASSAKSLEFRKSRKESGQPRMLELPFLGNTI; translated from the coding sequence ATGAACAATCCGCTTTCCATTCGATCGTTCCCAAAAGCGATTGTTCATTTCGATGGCGACGCATTCTTTGCGTCAGTTGAACAAGCGCGTAATTGGAAGTTGCGTGGAAAGCCGGTTGCAACTGGTGGAGAAAGAAACATCATTGCATCAATGAGTTATGAAGCGAAGCGTCGTGGAGTTACACGTGCCATGACCATAAAGGACGCAAAAGCAGTCTGTCCTGATTTGGTGATGCTTCGATCGGATTATGAATTGTACTCACTATACGCACGTCGTATGTATACGATTGTCCGTAGATTCACTTCGGCAGTTGAGGAGTATAGTATCGACGAATGTTTTGCTGACATCACTGGTCTTCGCGCGTACCACCACATGTCGTATGAAAAGATTACTGCACTCATTAAGGACACACTCGAGCAGGAGTTAAACGTGACCTTTGGAGCTGGGCTTGGACCAAATAAATCAATTGCAAAGATTGCCTCTAAATGGCAAAAGCCAGCAGGTCTAACGGTCATACCAGGAAGAAAGATTCATGAGTATCTAGGACAAATTCCAATTGGAAAAATTTGGGGTATTGGTTTCTCAACTGCAGAAATGTTACGTAAGAGAGGAGTACAAACGGCACTAGACTTCGCACTTAAAAGTGAAGCGTGGCTCGATGAATACCGCATTGCAAAACCATATAAAGAGATCTGGCACGAGTTTCACGGAAGGTTTGCCAAAGAAATCAATGCAGACCCTCATAGTGACATTGCCTCGGTAGTTGTTTCACGGACATTTACACCACCGTCAAAAGACCGCAGTTTCATTCTGTCGGAGCTCTCAAAAAACATTGAGGGTGCTTGTCATAAATTAAGGTTTCATGGGATGCGTTCAGACTCTATGTTGTTCAAATTGAAGACTCAAAACTTCACATATGTTTCACATAGTGTTTCACTCGCTGTTCCAACCTCTACACCTGGGGATTTTATCAATCTCATGCAGAGAGTATTCGATAAAATTTTTGATCCTGGAGCTGAATATCGTGCTTCAGGTGTGTCGTTTCACCACCTCTCTCCTGAAGATGGGTCACAACTTTCGCTGTTCGACAGTGATTCAGAGGAACATATGAAGTCGCGTGAATCAGTGTTTACCACAATTGACACCATTAATCACAAACTTGGAACTCAAGCAATTTATCTTGCATCAAGTGCGAAGTCGTTAGAGTTTCGGAAAAGTAGAAAGGAAAGCGGACAACCTCGAATGCTCGAACTTCCATTTTTAGGGAACACTATATGA
- a CDS encoding PCRF domain-containing protein: MNPDNEKKEVTANSAIGAIDIRIQEIEALMQSADFWQDKEKAQTAVRELQELKAKKEGHGVFDRGGAVVNIFSGAGGDDAEDFSAMLFDMYRKYASNMGWSASLIHEHANDHGGYRNVTFELDGKNVYGTLKGESGVHRLVRVSPFNSKDQRHTSFSMVEVLPKFEKVTDFTVPESEIRIELSKAGGPGGQNVNKRETAVRAIHIPTNIAVHVTSERSQAQNKEKALQFLRGKLYKRAEEERIAKERGLSISKTTDIEWGNQIRSYVLHPYKMVKDHRTDVEVHDPEKVFNGDLEKFIEAEKNLGI, encoded by the coding sequence ATGAACCCAGACAACGAAAAAAAAGAAGTAACAGCAAACTCAGCTATTGGTGCAATCGATATTCGCATACAAGAAATTGAGGCGCTAATGCAAAGCGCTGACTTTTGGCAAGACAAAGAAAAAGCACAGACGGCAGTTCGAGAACTCCAAGAACTAAAAGCAAAAAAAGAAGGACATGGAGTATTTGATCGAGGTGGCGCGGTTGTGAATATTTTTTCTGGAGCGGGAGGTGATGATGCAGAAGATTTTTCTGCAATGTTATTTGATATGTATAGAAAGTATGCGAGCAACATGGGTTGGTCAGCGTCACTTATTCATGAACACGCAAATGATCACGGAGGATATAGAAATGTCACATTTGAACTTGATGGAAAAAATGTCTACGGAACTTTAAAAGGAGAGTCAGGTGTACATCGCTTGGTTCGCGTCTCACCATTTAATTCTAAAGACCAACGACATACATCGTTTTCAATGGTTGAAGTATTACCAAAATTTGAAAAGGTAACTGACTTTACAGTTCCTGAAAGTGAAATCAGAATTGAACTTTCAAAAGCAGGTGGTCCCGGTGGACAAAATGTAAACAAACGAGAAACAGCAGTTCGTGCAATTCACATTCCAACAAATATTGCAGTGCATGTAACATCGGAACGGTCACAAGCGCAGAACAAAGAAAAAGCATTACAGTTCTTGCGAGGAAAATTATATAAACGAGCTGAGGAAGAACGTATTGCAAAAGAGCGTGGTCTCTCGATTAGTAAAACAACAGATATCGAATGGGGAAACCAAATTCGATCGTATGTTCTTCATCCATACAAGATGGTAAAAGATCATCGAACTGATGTTGAGGTGCACGATCCAGAAAAAGTATTCAATGGAGATCTTGAAAAGTTTATAGAAGCAGAGAAGAATTTGGGAATATAA
- a CDS encoding Fe-Mn family superoxide dismutase — protein MFTEQKFAIPDLNGISKKTVDEHLKLYAGYVKHANLILEKIAELGTDEKLAYAVSEMQRRFGFEFNGIKNHEYYFKLLENGPKALGDSSALRKAIETQWGSYDAWLARFKTVAMTRGIGWAILYYDKDSKQLVNAWIDEQHLGQLNSAQFIFGIDMWEHSYMLDYAPSEKKKYVDAFLENTNWTPAEVWFTEASSTSMALSS, from the coding sequence ATGTTCACCGAACAGAAGTTCGCCATCCCAGACCTTAACGGTATTTCAAAGAAAACAGTCGATGAACACCTCAAGCTCTACGCTGGATACGTTAAGCACGCTAATCTCATACTTGAAAAGATTGCTGAATTAGGCACAGATGAGAAGCTTGCATATGCAGTCTCTGAAATGCAGCGACGATTTGGATTTGAATTCAACGGTATTAAGAACCACGAGTACTATTTCAAACTCCTTGAAAACGGACCAAAAGCTCTTGGAGACAGTTCTGCTCTTAGAAAGGCAATCGAAACACAATGGGGATCATACGATGCATGGCTTGCACGTTTCAAAACAGTTGCCATGACTCGTGGAATCGGTTGGGCAATCCTCTACTATGACAAAGACAGCAAGCAGTTAGTTAACGCATGGATCGACGAACAGCACTTGGGACAACTTAATAGTGCTCAATTCATCTTTGGAATCGACATGTGGGAGCACTCATACATGCTCGACTATGCTCCATCAGAGAAAAAGAAGTACGTTGATGCATTTCTAGAAAACACTAACTGGACTCCTGCAGAAGTATGGTTTACAGAAGCAAGCTCAACCAGCATGGCACTCAGCTCATAG
- a CDS encoding S24 family peptidase: protein MPKKKPLSLISASQKITDFFQKSGRMPGVTDIMKIFKYKSRNSAFYLLEKLIDARLMSKDKQGRLLVPDNEVKTLLDQLPLISGMIPAGFAAPIEGELSDMLSISDYLIRNREASYILRVKGDSMRDAGIEEGDMVVFERTPDAKPGDIVVALTDDGYTLKYLRKEAASKQYPKSRYFLEPANSDYPKIYPKEGQVVGVVVSTFRKYK from the coding sequence ATGCCCAAGAAAAAGCCATTATCACTGATCTCTGCTTCACAGAAAATCACTGACTTTTTTCAGAAGTCAGGACGGATGCCAGGAGTTACCGACATCATGAAAATATTTAAATATAAATCTCGAAACTCTGCCTTCTATCTTTTAGAAAAATTAATTGATGCTCGACTTATGTCAAAAGACAAGCAAGGCAGATTGCTTGTCCCTGACAATGAGGTGAAAACATTACTCGATCAACTACCACTTATTTCTGGAATGATTCCAGCTGGATTTGCTGCGCCAATCGAAGGTGAACTTTCAGACATGTTATCGATCAGTGATTACTTAATTCGTAATCGAGAAGCAAGTTACATTCTTCGTGTGAAAGGGGATTCAATGCGTGACGCGGGAATTGAAGAAGGTGACATGGTTGTGTTTGAACGGACACCTGATGCCAAGCCGGGTGACATTGTTGTAGCACTAACCGATGATGGATACACGTTGAAATATTTACGAAAAGAAGCAGCGTCAAAACAATATCCGAAGAGTAGATATTTTCTTGAACCAGCAAATTCAGACTATCCAAAAATATATCCCAAAGAGGGACAGGTGGTTGGTGTTGTTGTTTCCACCTTTAGAAAATATAAATGA
- a CDS encoding site-2 protease family protein, with the protein MELEATTIIFYVAILVFSVILHELAHGYAALWRGDPTAKYAGRLTLNPASHLDPIGSFVVPLIGYVLGGFIIGWAKPVPYNPYNLRKPRLDEFLIAVAGPVTNLVIAIVSTVLLALVVQVEASLGGFVKPMAEFLLISLSLNISLAVFNLIPIPPLDGSKILFSILPPAVSYKVRGVLEQYGFMLVLILIFLFSSVIGLVASTLIRFLLSFVA; encoded by the coding sequence ATGGAACTAGAAGCCACAACAATCATATTTTACGTAGCAATATTGGTTTTTTCAGTCATTTTGCACGAATTAGCCCACGGATACGCTGCACTATGGAGGGGAGATCCAACAGCGAAGTATGCTGGACGCTTAACCCTTAACCCAGCAAGTCACCTTGATCCAATTGGGTCCTTTGTCGTACCTCTCATTGGGTACGTGCTCGGAGGCTTCATAATCGGTTGGGCAAAGCCTGTTCCATATAACCCATACAACTTACGTAAACCACGATTAGACGAGTTCTTGATCGCTGTAGCGGGTCCTGTGACCAATTTAGTCATCGCCATTGTCTCAACAGTACTTTTGGCACTTGTGGTTCAGGTAGAAGCGTCTCTGGGCGGTTTTGTAAAGCCAATGGCTGAATTTTTGCTCATCTCACTTTCACTAAACATTTCTCTTGCAGTGTTCAACCTCATTCCAATTCCACCACTTGATGGATCAAAAATCCTTTTCTCTATTCTCCCACCAGCGGTCTCGTATAAAGTGAGGGGAGTCTTGGAGCAGTATGGATTCATGCTTGTTCTTATCCTCATCTTCTTGTTTTCATCAGTTATTGGGCTAGTTGCCTCGACACTAATTCGTTTTCTCCTTTCGTTTGTTGCATAA